Proteins encoded in a region of the Zunongwangia endophytica genome:
- a CDS encoding 30S ribosomal protein S16 encodes MPVKIRLQRHGKKGKPFYWIVAADARSKRDGKFLDKVGIYNPNTNPATIELDVDGAVKWLQNGAQPTDTARAILSYKGALLKNHLAGGVRKGALTEEEAEKKFQAWLDEKESKINDKKENLTKAEQEARDKALAAEKEVNAKREAAAAEAAAVTEEGEPEADVNKEVDEATGEEAKTEEKQG; translated from the coding sequence ATGCCTGTAAAAATAAGATTACAAAGACACGGTAAAAAAGGAAAACCTTTTTACTGGATCGTAGCGGCTGACGCTCGTTCAAAAAGAGATGGTAAATTCTTAGACAAAGTAGGAATTTATAATCCAAATACGAATCCTGCAACAATCGAATTAGATGTTGACGGTGCTGTAAAATGGTTGCAAAATGGAGCACAGCCAACTGATACTGCTCGTGCTATCCTTTCTTACAAAGGTGCATTGCTTAAAAATCACCTTGCTGGTGGTGTTAGAAAAGGCGCTTTAACTGAAGAAGAAGCTGAGAAGAAATTCCAGGCTTGGTTAGATGAAAAAGAAAGCAAAATCAACGACAAGAAAGAAAATCTTACGAAAGCAGAACAAGAAGCTAGAGATAAAGCTTTAGCTGCTGAGAAAGAAGTAAATGCTAAGCGTGAAGCTGCCGCTGCTGAAGCTGCTGCAGTTACAGAAGAAGGCGAGCCAGAAGCTGATGTTAACAAAGAAGTTGACGAAGCTACAGGTGAAGAAGCTAAGACTGAAGAAAAACAAGGTTAA
- the rimM gene encoding ribosome maturation factor RimM (Essential for efficient processing of 16S rRNA): MTKEECFYLGKIVSKYSFKGELLIKLDTDEPELYTEMESVFVEYNDNLVPFFIEKSSLHKSTLLRAKIEDIATEDDADDMIGCELYLPLTFLPELDEDQFYYHEIIGFKVIDAEHGDIGIITSINDSTAQALFEIKKDGKEILIPMNDEFIEKIDKPKQTIHLTTPEGLIDLYLG, translated from the coding sequence ATGACTAAAGAAGAATGTTTCTACTTAGGTAAAATCGTTAGTAAATATAGCTTTAAAGGGGAACTCCTTATCAAATTAGATACAGACGAACCCGAATTGTACACAGAAATGGAATCAGTTTTCGTTGAATACAACGATAATCTGGTTCCATTTTTTATTGAAAAAAGTTCCTTACACAAAAGCACACTCCTACGTGCTAAGATCGAAGATATCGCCACTGAAGATGATGCAGACGACATGATTGGCTGCGAACTTTATCTTCCACTTACTTTCCTTCCTGAACTGGACGAAGATCAGTTCTATTATCACGAAATTATAGGTTTTAAGGTTATTGATGCCGAACATGGCGATATTGGTATAATCACTTCAATAAACGACAGCACCGCTCAGGCTTTATTCGAAATTAAAAAAGACGGTAAAGAAATTCTGATACCGATGAATGATGAATTTATCGAAAAAATCGACAAGCCGAAGCAAACCATCCACCTCACCACTCCTGAAGGACTTATTGACCTGTATTTAGGCTAG
- a CDS encoding cell division protein FtsX has translation MSTSFERYQKRRLISSYFSVVLSIALVLFLLGMLGLLVLNTKKVADHFKEQIALTVYFNDDAKEDAMQKLTKSLDTASYTRSVTFVSKEEAAKQTKEAIGEDFMEFLDYNPLQNSIDVYMNADFVSSEKVEEIAAQLSENTLVDEVSYDKPLISLLNNNLKKISFWVLVVSALFTFIAVLLINSSIRLSVYSKRFTIKTMQMVGATKGFIRRPFIWNSVKLGMIGAIVALIGMAAVIYYLNNSFTELNLLADKKLILALFGGVFLTGIIITWLSTFFATTRFLNLQTDELYY, from the coding sequence ATGAGCACATCTTTTGAAAGATATCAAAAGCGTCGGTTAATTTCATCTTACTTTTCAGTAGTACTTAGTATCGCGCTGGTACTATTTCTATTGGGGATGCTTGGTTTATTGGTGCTAAATACCAAAAAAGTAGCCGACCACTTTAAAGAACAAATCGCATTAACGGTCTATTTTAACGACGATGCGAAAGAAGATGCCATGCAAAAGCTTACGAAAAGCTTAGATACTGCTTCTTACACCAGATCGGTCACATTTGTGTCGAAAGAAGAAGCTGCCAAGCAAACTAAAGAAGCTATTGGTGAAGATTTTATGGAATTTCTGGATTATAATCCATTGCAGAATTCTATTGATGTTTACATGAATGCCGATTTTGTTTCTTCTGAAAAAGTAGAGGAAATTGCCGCTCAGCTTTCAGAAAACACTTTGGTAGACGAGGTTTCTTACGACAAACCCTTGATTTCTCTATTAAATAATAATCTAAAAAAGATTAGTTTTTGGGTTCTTGTAGTAAGTGCTCTATTCACTTTTATCGCAGTTTTACTTATCAACAGTTCGATACGACTATCTGTATATTCCAAAAGGTTTACTATTAAAACCATGCAAATGGTTGGCGCGACCAAAGGTTTTATTCGTCGCCCGTTTATATGGAATAGTGTAAAATTAGGAATGATTGGCGCCATAGTAGCGCTTATAGGCATGGCTGCAGTAATCTATTATCTAAACAATAGTTTTACAGAACTCAATTTATTAGCTGATAAAAAACTAATATTAGCTTTATTTGGCGGTGTTTTCTTAACAGGAATTATTATTACCTGGTTAAGTACATTCTTTGCCACAACCAGATTTTTGAATTTACAAACAGACGAGCTTTATTATTAA
- a CDS encoding ferritin-like domain-containing protein, with protein MKYSEEVSEKLNDLLEKNYDAEKGYKFAAENIKNDKLKSFFTERAQERYDFGHELKSEIRNYGEVPDKGSSLAGDAHRTWMNLKTALSGNKEEAVLEEAIRGEEVAVEEYQKILDDTNVPASTQNILLKQKNSILASLKEVKSLEYKFD; from the coding sequence ATGAAATATTCAGAAGAAGTATCAGAAAAGCTAAATGATCTGTTGGAAAAAAATTATGACGCTGAAAAGGGTTACAAGTTTGCAGCGGAAAATATAAAGAACGATAAACTAAAATCTTTTTTCACTGAAAGAGCACAGGAAAGATATGATTTTGGACACGAATTAAAGTCTGAAATTAGAAATTATGGCGAAGTGCCAGATAAGGGTTCTAGTTTAGCCGGTGATGCTCACCGCACATGGATGAATCTAAAAACAGCACTTTCTGGAAATAAAGAAGAAGCAGTTTTAGAGGAAGCTATTAGAGGAGAAGAAGTAGCTGTTGAAGAATACCAAAAGATCTTAGACGATACCAATGTGCCGGCATCTACTCAAAACATTTTGTTGAAACAGAAAAATTCAATTTTGGCTTCATTAAAAGAAGTAAAGTCTCTTGAGTATAAATTTGACTAG
- the truB gene encoding tRNA pseudouridine(55) synthase TruB, translating to MEHPIITAEEFKEGQILLFDKPLNWTSFQLVNKVRWMIRKSCNIKKIKVGHAGTLDPLATGLLIICTGKFTKRIPELQGQIKEYTGIFSLGATTPSYDLETEVDETFPIDHISEEDITEATKNFIGEIDQYPPVFSALKKDGKRLYEYARKGEKVEIPSRKITIENFEVDAANFPNINFKVVCSKGTYIRSLAHDFGKSLKSGAHLSELLRTKIGEFDVKEALNLEDFENKLPAEI from the coding sequence ATGGAGCATCCCATAATTACCGCTGAAGAATTTAAAGAAGGACAAATACTACTTTTTGACAAGCCGTTAAACTGGACATCTTTTCAGTTGGTGAATAAAGTCCGTTGGATGATTCGTAAGAGCTGCAACATCAAAAAGATTAAAGTAGGCCACGCAGGAACTTTAGATCCTTTAGCTACCGGCCTTTTAATTATTTGTACCGGGAAATTCACAAAACGAATTCCAGAACTTCAGGGGCAAATAAAAGAATACACCGGCATCTTTAGCCTTGGCGCAACCACTCCTTCTTACGACCTGGAAACCGAAGTTGATGAAACTTTTCCAATAGATCATATTTCCGAAGAAGACATTACCGAAGCCACTAAAAATTTTATAGGTGAAATTGACCAATATCCACCGGTATTTTCAGCATTGAAAAAAGACGGTAAGCGACTTTACGAATACGCTCGTAAAGGCGAGAAAGTAGAAATACCATCCCGAAAAATCACTATCGAAAATTTCGAAGTTGATGCTGCTAATTTCCCCAATATTAATTTTAAAGTGGTGTGCAGCAAAGGAACTTATATTCGCAGCTTAGCACACGATTTCGGAAAATCGTTAAAAAGCGGCGCCCATCTTTCTGAATTACTAAGAACAAAAATTGGAGA
- a CDS encoding DUF3098 domain-containing protein, with protein sequence MSNNTKPQEQDKNFVFGKKNYKFMFIGLAVIALGFILMAGGGSDDPNEFNEAVYNFRRIRLAPAIVLIGFGIQVYAILLNPNKK encoded by the coding sequence ATGAGCAATAACACTAAACCCCAAGAACAAGACAAAAACTTTGTATTTGGTAAAAAGAATTACAAATTCATGTTTATCGGTCTGGCCGTAATCGCTTTAGGATTTATTTTGATGGCAGGCGGAGGTAGCGACGATCCTAACGAGTTTAATGAAGCTGTATATAATTTTAGACGTATTCGCCTAGCTCCTGCAATCGTTTTGATTGGTTTTGGAATTCAGGTTTATGCTATTTTATTAAACCCAAACAAAAAATAA
- a CDS encoding undecaprenyl-diphosphate phosphatase has translation MDTLDAIILGIIQGLTEFLPVSSSGHLELGKAILGDNSVPEESMMFTVVLHFATALSTIVVFRKDIFEIFKGLFQFKWNEETQFSAKIIISMIPAALIGVFFEEHLEELFGGSVVFVGFMLIITALLLWLADKAKNTGKPVSFMNAFIIGVSQAIAMLPGISRSGSTISTSVLLGNDKTKAARFSFLMVVPLIFGKIAKDLLDGNITEESVGGSHLIIGFIAAFLSGLVACTWMISLVRKSKLSYFSIYCLIVGVLAIGFGYFG, from the coding sequence TTGGATACTTTAGATGCCATCATTCTTGGAATTATCCAAGGGTTAACTGAATTTTTACCTGTTTCTTCAAGCGGACATTTAGAATTAGGAAAAGCAATTTTAGGAGACAATAGTGTTCCTGAAGAATCTATGATGTTTACCGTTGTACTGCATTTCGCCACGGCATTAAGTACCATTGTAGTTTTTAGAAAAGACATTTTTGAAATTTTTAAAGGCCTTTTTCAATTTAAATGGAACGAGGAAACACAATTTTCAGCCAAGATCATTATTTCTATGATTCCTGCTGCGTTAATTGGTGTCTTCTTTGAAGAACATTTAGAAGAACTTTTTGGTGGCAGTGTGGTCTTTGTTGGCTTCATGCTTATCATTACGGCTCTTTTACTATGGTTGGCAGATAAAGCAAAAAATACAGGAAAGCCGGTAAGTTTTATGAATGCATTTATTATTGGTGTATCACAAGCTATTGCCATGTTACCGGGAATTTCAAGAAGCGGTTCTACAATTTCGACTTCTGTACTTTTAGGAAACGATAAAACCAAAGCAGCTCGATTTTCTTTCTTAATGGTTGTACCGCTAATATTCGGTAAAATCGCTAAAGATTTATTAGACGGTAATATTACTGAAGAATCTGTAGGAGGATCTCACTTAATCATTGGGTTCATTGCAGCATTTTTATCTGGTCTTGTTGCCTGTACCTGGATGATCTCTTTAGTAAGAAAAAGTAAACTTTCTTATTTCTCTATTTACTGCCTTATTGTAGGTGTTCTGGCAATCGGATTTGGTTATTTTGGTTAA
- a CDS encoding leucine--tRNA ligase, giving the protein MNYNFNEIEAKWQKHWAENQTFKASNTSDKPKYYVLDMFPYPSGAGLHVGHPLGYIASDIYARYKRHKGFNVLHPQGYDSFGLPAEQYAIQTGQHPAITTKNNIARYREQLDKIGFSFDWSREVRTSNPDYYKWTQWIFSELFESWYDVEVDKSRPISELSTIFAAEGNTRIKAACDDNIEAFSAEEWNNFSSEEKQQVLLKYRLTYLAETEVNWCPQLGTVLANDEIVNGVSERGGYPVVRKKMTQWSMRISAFAERLLKGLEELDWTDSLKESQRNWIGKSVGAHVDFKIQGTEHQVGVFTTRPDTIFGVTFMTLAPEHDLVKEITTEAQREEVEAYIEASAKRSERERMADVKTITGAFTGAYAEHPFTKEPIPVWIGDYVLAGYGTGAVMAVPCGDQRDYDFAKHFEIPIKNIFENADISEEAHSGKEGTVISNSDFLSGLKYKEALQKAILKLEELDCGYGKTNYRLRDAVFSRQRYWGEPFPVYYVNGLPQIIDIEHLPLHLPEVEKYLPTETGEPPLGNATDWAWDTTANQVVSNDKIDDKTVFPLELNTMPGWAGSSWYLFRYMDAANDEVFASEAALDYWENVDLYIGGSEHATGHLLYSRFWTKFLKDRGHLKVEEPFKKLINQGMILGTSAFTYRINSGYYYGASENLTSEELKEKDRNFDSLFDEVFDGRLVSWKLLEDKNSESVITGIKFKLTDVFEADLIKEFFETSGFDVEQIYFSLNKIVVPIDFINLSNEIEDEVSLADWYDMDIDPSELFRSEGKLIVSREVEKMSKSKYNVVNPDDICEDYGADTLRMYEMFLGPIDQAKPWNTAGITGVHNFLKKLWKLYFKNDQFEVSEEKASADSLKTLHKTIKKVTEDIENFSFNTSVSTFMICVNELNAQKCNSREILEPLAVLIAPYAPHIAEELWSKLGYSESIVTAKYPEFEEKFLVESTKNYPISFNGKMRFTMELPMDMSKDEIEKTVMEDERTQKQLDGRTPKKVIVVPGKIVNIVG; this is encoded by the coding sequence ATGAACTACAACTTCAACGAAATTGAAGCCAAATGGCAAAAGCACTGGGCAGAAAACCAGACTTTTAAAGCATCTAATACTTCAGATAAGCCAAAATATTACGTACTCGATATGTTTCCTTATCCTTCGGGAGCGGGATTGCATGTTGGGCATCCATTAGGATATATTGCTAGTGATATTTATGCACGTTACAAACGTCACAAAGGTTTTAATGTTTTGCATCCACAAGGTTACGATAGTTTTGGGCTTCCGGCGGAACAATATGCTATACAAACCGGCCAGCACCCTGCAATTACTACTAAAAATAACATTGCAAGATATCGTGAGCAATTAGATAAAATTGGATTTAGTTTCGATTGGAGTAGAGAAGTACGTACTAGTAATCCTGATTATTACAAATGGACGCAGTGGATTTTTAGCGAGCTTTTCGAATCTTGGTACGATGTTGAAGTTGATAAATCTCGTCCTATTTCAGAACTTTCTACAATTTTTGCTGCGGAAGGAAATACAAGAATAAAAGCAGCTTGTGATGATAATATCGAGGCTTTTTCAGCAGAAGAATGGAATAATTTTTCTTCCGAAGAAAAACAACAGGTTTTATTAAAATATAGACTTACTTATTTAGCTGAAACTGAAGTAAACTGGTGCCCGCAATTGGGTACAGTTTTAGCAAACGACGAGATTGTAAACGGAGTTTCAGAACGTGGCGGTTATCCGGTTGTTCGTAAAAAAATGACCCAATGGAGTATGCGAATCTCTGCATTTGCAGAACGTTTACTCAAAGGCTTGGAAGAGCTGGATTGGACTGACAGTTTAAAAGAAAGTCAGCGTAACTGGATCGGGAAATCCGTTGGAGCACATGTAGATTTTAAAATTCAGGGAACCGAGCATCAAGTTGGTGTTTTTACTACTCGTCCAGATACAATTTTTGGAGTTACGTTTATGACCTTAGCTCCAGAGCACGATTTAGTAAAAGAAATAACTACTGAGGCTCAGCGAGAAGAAGTAGAAGCATACATCGAAGCAAGTGCAAAGCGTAGTGAGCGTGAGCGAATGGCCGATGTAAAAACAATAACCGGTGCTTTTACGGGAGCTTATGCAGAACATCCGTTTACTAAAGAGCCAATCCCGGTTTGGATTGGGGATTATGTATTAGCGGGTTACGGAACCGGAGCTGTAATGGCAGTACCATGCGGAGATCAACGTGATTACGATTTTGCTAAGCATTTCGAAATTCCGATAAAGAATATTTTCGAAAATGCCGATATTTCTGAAGAAGCCCATAGCGGTAAAGAAGGAACGGTAATTTCAAATTCCGATTTCTTAAGCGGATTAAAATATAAAGAAGCGCTACAAAAAGCGATTCTTAAATTAGAAGAATTAGATTGCGGTTATGGTAAAACAAATTACCGATTAAGAGATGCAGTATTTTCTCGCCAGCGTTATTGGGGAGAGCCATTTCCGGTTTATTATGTAAATGGTTTGCCGCAAATAATCGATATAGAACATTTACCATTACATCTTCCAGAAGTAGAAAAGTATTTACCGACCGAAACCGGTGAGCCACCATTAGGAAACGCTACAGATTGGGCTTGGGATACTACCGCGAATCAAGTAGTAAGCAACGATAAGATCGATGATAAAACGGTATTTCCATTAGAGCTCAACACGATGCCGGGTTGGGCTGGAAGTAGCTGGTATTTATTCCGTTATATGGATGCCGCTAATGATGAGGTTTTTGCTTCGGAAGCAGCTTTAGATTACTGGGAAAATGTAGATTTATATATCGGCGGAAGCGAGCATGCAACCGGCCATTTATTATATTCTAGATTCTGGACCAAATTCTTAAAAGATCGCGGACATTTAAAAGTGGAAGAACCTTTTAAAAAGCTGATCAATCAGGGAATGATTTTGGGGACGAGTGCTTTTACCTATAGAATCAATTCAGGTTACTATTATGGAGCTAGTGAAAATTTAACTTCAGAAGAATTAAAAGAAAAAGATAGAAATTTTGATAGTTTATTCGATGAAGTTTTTGACGGTCGTTTAGTTTCATGGAAGTTATTGGAAGATAAGAACTCTGAATCTGTAATTACTGGTATCAAGTTTAAATTGACTGATGTTTTTGAAGCTGATCTAATTAAGGAATTTTTTGAGACTTCAGGTTTTGATGTTGAGCAAATATACTTTTCATTAAATAAAATAGTGGTTCCAATCGATTTTATAAATCTAAGTAATGAAATTGAAGATGAAGTCTCTCTGGCCGATTGGTATGATATGGATATTGATCCAAGTGAACTGTTTAGAAGCGAAGGTAAATTGATAGTTTCTCGAGAGGTTGAAAAGATGTCGAAGTCCAAATATAATGTGGTAAATCCAGATGATATTTGTGAAGATTATGGAGCAGATACTTTACGTATGTACGAAATGTTCTTAGGGCCAATCGATCAGGCAAAACCTTGGAATACTGCCGGAATTACAGGAGTGCATAACTTCTTAAAAAAACTTTGGAAATTATACTTCAAAAACGACCAATTTGAAGTTTCAGAGGAAAAAGCCTCAGCAGATTCTCTAAAAACGTTACATAAAACCATTAAAAAAGTAACCGAAGATATCGAGAATTTCAGTTTTAATACTTCGGTTTCTACATTTATGATTTGCGTGAATGAATTAAATGCCCAAAAGTGCAATAGCCGTGAAATATTAGAACCTTTAGCAGTTTTAATAGCGCCTTATGCGCCACATATTGCTGAAGAACTTTGGAGTAAACTTGGATATTCAGAATCTATTGTAACGGCTAAATACCCCGAATTCGAAGAGAAATTTTTAGTAGAAAGTACTAAAAATTATCCAATTTCATTCAACGGAAAAATGCGTTTTACCATGGAATTACCAATGGATATGAGTAAAGATGAGATTGAGAAAACGGTAATGGAAGACGAACGAACTCAAAAACAATTAGACGGAAGAACTCCTAAAAAGGTAATCGTAGTTCCAGGTAAGATTGTAAATATTGTAGGGTAG
- a CDS encoding ketopantoate reductase family protein: MKILIYGTGGVGGYFGGRLAQAGQDVSFIARNEHLKAIKENGLTVKSVNGDFLVKDVKATDKLSEIETPDLVILGLKSWQITDAASKLKSIISENTMVLPLQNGADNMEKLQGILPKQNVLAGFCKIYSKKEAPGVINHFQFDPELIFGELDNEKSERVLKLKQVFNNSGFKAIVPGDIFREVWRKFAFIATVSGLGGLTRVSIGKMWQDDYLQDILKKTGLEIQAIAQAKGINFDDEDVEQLFQFIGKQGLTATASTQRDIMAGRPSELENFNGYIVKQGKKLGIETPVNEFIYRALLPMEKEARN; this comes from the coding sequence ATGAAAATTCTAATTTATGGCACTGGTGGCGTTGGTGGTTATTTTGGAGGGCGTTTAGCGCAAGCAGGACAAGATGTAAGCTTTATTGCCAGAAATGAACATTTAAAAGCGATAAAAGAAAACGGACTTACCGTAAAAAGTGTCAACGGTGATTTTTTAGTGAAAGATGTAAAAGCTACAGATAAGCTTAGTGAAATAGAGACACCAGATTTGGTAATTCTGGGTCTAAAATCCTGGCAGATTACCGATGCAGCTAGCAAATTAAAATCGATTATTTCTGAAAATACCATGGTGTTGCCCTTGCAAAATGGTGCTGATAATATGGAAAAACTTCAGGGAATATTACCTAAACAGAATGTTTTAGCCGGATTTTGTAAAATTTATAGTAAAAAAGAAGCGCCGGGAGTAATCAATCATTTTCAGTTTGATCCTGAACTTATTTTTGGTGAGTTGGATAATGAAAAGTCAGAGCGCGTTTTAAAATTGAAGCAAGTTTTTAACAATTCTGGTTTTAAAGCGATTGTTCCGGGAGATATATTTAGAGAAGTGTGGCGAAAGTTTGCTTTTATTGCTACCGTTAGCGGATTAGGAGGATTAACTCGTGTAAGTATTGGTAAAATGTGGCAAGACGATTACTTACAAGATATTTTGAAGAAAACCGGTCTTGAAATCCAAGCCATCGCACAAGCAAAAGGGATTAATTTTGATGATGAAGATGTAGAACAGCTATTTCAATTTATCGGAAAGCAGGGACTCACAGCAACAGCTTCAACGCAACGAGATATTATGGCGGGACGTCCTTCTGAATTAGAAAACTTTAATGGATATATCGTAAAGCAAGGCAAAAAATTGGGAATTGAAACTCCCGTAAACGAATTTATTTATCGCGCATTACTGCCGATGGAAAAAGAAGCGAGAAATTAG